A section of the Centropristis striata isolate RG_2023a ecotype Rhode Island chromosome 7, C.striata_1.0, whole genome shotgun sequence genome encodes:
- the LOC131974557 gene encoding interleukin-1 beta-like, translating to MESEMTCNVSEMWSPKMPHGLDFEITEHPLTMRRVVNLIIAMERFKGSNASETTQGTEFRDENLLNIILENLVEERYVFGCESNPPVQIIKTDGYPCKVTDGEKRSLIRIPNSMQLHAVMLQGGVEPATKVHLNLSSYAHPAATVEGRTIALGIRGSDLYLCCRKDGAEPTLHLEAVTDDSSLASMSSDSDKVRFLFYEQVTGVNITTLMSVAFPDWYISTAEQNNKPLEMCLETAQRSRIFNIQEIKSESA from the exons atggaatctGAGATGACATGCAACGTGAGCGAGATGTGGAGCCCCAAGATGCCCCACGGCCTGGACTTTGAGATCACGGAGCATCCTCTGACCATGAGGCGCGTGGTCAACCTCATCATCGCCATGGAGAGGTTCAAGGGCAGCAACGCCTCCGAGACGACGCAGGGAACCGAGTTCAGAGATGAAAACCTGCTGAACATCATACTGGAGAACCTGGTGGAAG AGCGATATGTGTTTGGCTGTGAGTCAAATCCACCTGTCCAGATCATCAAGACTGACGGCTACCCCTGCAAGGTGACCGATGGGGAGAAGAGGAGCTTGATCCGGATCCCAAACAGCATGCAGCTGCACGCCGTGATGCTGCAGGGAGGCGTTGAACCTGCAACTAAAG TTCACCTGAACCTGTCGTCCTACGCTCACCCTGCAGCCACCGTCGAGGGCAGAACTATAGCTCTGGGAATCAGAGGCAGTGATCTCTACCTGTGTTGCCGCAAGGATGGTGCTGAGCCAACTTTACATCTGGAG GCGGTGACGGATGATAGTAGTCTGGCGAGTATGAGCTCGGACAGCGACAAAGTGCGGTTCCTCTTCTACGAGCAGGTCACCGGGGTGAACATCACCACCCTCATGTCTGTCGCCTTCCCAGACTGGTACATCAGCACAGCTGAGCAGAACAACAAGCCGCTGGAAATGTGTCTGGAGACCGCCCAACGCTCCAGAATCTTCAACATCCAAGAGATCAAATCTGAGAGTGCTTAA